AAAATTCAAGTTTTTACTTAGAGTAATTTGAGTGTTACCATCCCCAGAGAATGTACATCCATTTTCCAGCATTATGGTATCACCAGATAATGCATTGTTTACTGCGTTTTGTATTGTTCCCCAATTATATCCTGCAGAATGTCCTCCCCTAGATACAGGAACTCCATTATTCCATATTTGAGGATCTTTTGAAGTATTTGATGATTTTGTTTTGTTAATTGATTGATTTTTGCTTTTTTTCGCCACATTTGTTATGTTCTGAGTATTCTGTGTAAATGTTGTATGATTTATACATGTTACAGAGTTATCTGATAAGTTATCAGCTGCAGAAACCGTTCCCATAGCAATCAGTGTAAATATGAGCATAAATACAATCAATTGAGCTTTTTTAATATGTTTTTGCAATTTTTCACCTCCTTTTATATGAATACAAAATTTAAAAAAACCATGGAAATTGGCAAAATAAAAATTTACCAACCACTAGGTTCTTTTATAATACTAATAGAAAGCTTTATATATATAAAATTTTACTTTATAAAGTAAAAATGAAATAATATAAGTTGATTTAGATATTCATAAAGGAGATATCATAGGTGATATTGGAACAGGAGGAGGATATTTTTACCTTTGAATTTTCAAAAGTAGTTGGAAAAAATGGTAAAGTTTATGCTGTTGATACCAATCAAAAATCACTGGATTTTATAAATCATAAATCTAAAAAAGAGGGAATAAATAACATAAAAACTGTGTTAGCAAAGGATAATGGTTTAATTTTACCAGAAAAGGTTGATTTATTCTTTTTGAGGAACGTATTTCATCATTTTCCAGAACCTGTCTTTTTATCTTCAAAGTGGTAATAAAATTTGCCTTTGCTAATACTTGCATTTTTGATGATTTTATTTAAAGAAGCATTTTGAATCTATATCTGATATCTGGCTGAAATTGAGCTAAATCTCGAATTTTGAATCGTAACTATAGTTGGGCCTGAAATATACGGGCAAATTATTTTTTATAAAATATATTTCGAGTGCTATAATAACAAAAAACCAAATTATTTTTATGAATTTCAGATAGACTTAAATATTTAAACTTTTAAATTATAAATGAGAGGTGAAAACAATGAATAAAATAATGAAATTCACACTTATATTATTGTTTTTAGTTTCGTTTGTATCAATTCCGCCAGCTTCAGCAACTAGTCATATAACCACACACATAGATGGATTCAATAGTGCATCAAGGAGATAGTTTTAATGAAATCCTACAAGTTTCTTATTATTGTTATCTAGGTAAGTGTTTTCTAGGTGAATTTGGTATATGTGGTCTTGATGATAATTCTGTTTATTTGAATATTTATGATGCAAATAAATTAGAAGTAGCCCATTATATTATAAAACATCCCCATGGTTATGGTGATTGTTTAACAATTAATACTTCCAACCTAAAACCAGGAAACTATCTAATGACTGTATATTTT
This sequence is a window from Methanobacterium sp. SMA-27. Protein-coding genes within it:
- a CDS encoding class I SAM-dependent methyltransferase is translated as MILEQEEDIFTFEFSKVVGKNGKVYAVDTNQKSLDFINHKSKKEGINNIKTVLAKDNGLILPEKVDLFFLRNVFHHFPEPVFLSSKW
- a CDS encoding TetR/AcrR family transcriptional regulator; this translates as MQNASLNKIIKNASISKGKFYYHFEDKKTGSGK